The following coding sequences lie in one Oceanicola sp. 502str15 genomic window:
- a CDS encoding glycosyltransferase family 4 protein — protein MSDPLKITFVTRKWPPAMGGMETYAQQVSTRLKEYGEVEVIALPGHPDGSAPTPWELLRFGAKTALSLLFSRDPAPVVHVADMASWPLALFARLRRPSVRRILSAHGTDVSYPARGGLKGRLYGTYLRLGAKLLGRVTVIANSAATASAAGLYGYRDVVIVPLAAEARLQGEAPAPEMQTLLFCGRLTPLKGFRWFVENVLPLLPEPMVLEVAGTVWDETEGAALSAPRVRHLGRLDQPALYQRMAAALCVVVPNIHLENGQFEGFGLVATEAAAVGGVVVAARHAGLKDAVKDGETGFLVTPGDAEAWAREIKRVAGWSAEERADFVAGSKATAARYYNWDRVARDTARQFVQTP, from the coding sequence ATGTCCGACCCGCTGAAGATCACCTTCGTCACCCGAAAATGGCCCCCGGCCATGGGCGGCATGGAGACCTACGCGCAGCAGGTGAGCACACGCCTCAAGGAGTACGGCGAAGTCGAGGTGATCGCCCTGCCGGGCCATCCCGACGGCAGCGCGCCGACACCTTGGGAGCTGTTGCGCTTCGGGGCGAAGACGGCGCTTTCTCTGCTGTTCTCGCGCGATCCGGCCCCGGTCGTTCATGTGGCCGACATGGCCAGCTGGCCCCTAGCCCTCTTCGCACGCCTGCGCCGCCCCTCGGTGCGCCGCATCCTGTCGGCCCACGGCACGGATGTGTCCTATCCTGCCCGCGGCGGGCTGAAGGGGCGGCTCTATGGCACCTACCTGCGGCTCGGGGCAAAACTTCTGGGCCGGGTGACGGTGATCGCGAATTCCGCCGCGACCGCTTCTGCTGCCGGGCTCTATGGCTATCGCGACGTGGTGATCGTGCCGCTCGCCGCCGAAGCACGGCTTCAGGGCGAGGCCCCGGCGCCCGAGATGCAGACGCTCCTGTTCTGCGGCCGCCTCACCCCGCTGAAAGGGTTTCGCTGGTTCGTGGAAAACGTGCTGCCACTCCTGCCCGAGCCGATGGTGCTCGAGGTGGCCGGAACCGTCTGGGACGAGACCGAAGGCGCGGCCCTGTCGGCCCCCCGCGTGCGTCACCTCGGGCGGCTCGATCAGCCAGCGCTCTACCAGAGGATGGCGGCGGCGCTATGTGTCGTGGTTCCCAACATCCACCTCGAGAACGGCCAGTTCGAAGGCTTCGGCCTTGTCGCAACCGAAGCCGCCGCCGTGGGCGGCGTGGTCGTGGCGGCCCGCCATGCCGGGCTCAAGGATGCGGTGAAGGATGGCGAAACCGGCTTTCTGGTGACGCCGGGCGATGCCGAGGCCTGGGCCCGGGAGATCAAGCGGGTCGCGGGATGGAGCGCCGAAGAACGGGCAGACTTTGTTGCGGGCTCGAAGGCCACGGCGGCCCGCTACTACAACTGGGACAGGGTCGCCCGCGACACCGCCCGCCAGTTCGTGCAGACGCCGTGA
- a CDS encoding glycosyltransferase family 39 protein gives MPPEAVHPGQLGGEQGLLTRLAAPGVLRSAILVAATVLVALTWTRNVNWDEFFFLSQVHENLAGTLNRPLQTVFVHAFGWLAHVPGHEMGQMVAARLVMTLLFAGTVLSIHRISRRLAGRQAADVAVIAFLTSGFALAHGTSFRADPIAAALLMGALALMMTTRMSAWQIVAVALLSAGGLLVTVKAVFYLPAFLAAIAWRWGDRGAVLRILLAGVIALAVAVGLYAWHAAGIEAAPENQTSATAGRALSRTLLDAGLVPRKREVTLWGLLSLGAVVLALLGLIAPGSRRDRLVRLGLVLPLLLSVLFYRNAFPYFFAFITPPMMVVAAIGASRLGRGPALGALVALMLVTGAGQAGKALSEGAGLQRATLAEVHRLFPEPVPYIDHNAMVASFPREGFFMSTWGIERYRDGGQPVMAAQIARLAPPLLLANRWALHQALTSEEVQHHPMLLLPEDQDALRATYVHYSGVIWLAGRELVLGGQPETVALPIPGRYRVETDGPLEIDGAEMRDGMTLEIDGPITVSGPAGTRLRLVWSTDAPQDRNALPQGGVYAGFWQLPF, from the coding sequence ATGCCGCCTGAGGCGGTCCACCCCGGCCAGCTTGGGGGCGAGCAGGGGCTGCTGACGCGGCTCGCCGCCCCGGGCGTGTTGCGCAGCGCTATACTTGTTGCGGCCACGGTTCTCGTGGCCCTGACCTGGACGCGAAACGTCAACTGGGATGAGTTCTTCTTTCTGAGCCAGGTCCACGAGAACCTTGCCGGAACGCTCAACAGGCCGCTGCAGACCGTTTTCGTTCATGCCTTCGGCTGGCTGGCCCATGTGCCGGGCCACGAGATGGGGCAGATGGTGGCGGCGCGGCTGGTGATGACGCTGCTCTTTGCGGGCACGGTGCTGTCGATCCATCGCATCTCGCGTCGGCTCGCCGGACGCCAGGCGGCCGATGTTGCCGTCATCGCCTTCCTGACGTCGGGCTTTGCCCTCGCCCATGGCACCAGCTTCCGGGCCGACCCGATCGCGGCGGCCCTGCTGATGGGGGCGCTTGCCCTGATGATGACCACCCGAATGTCGGCCTGGCAGATCGTGGCGGTTGCGCTGCTGAGTGCCGGTGGCCTGCTGGTGACGGTGAAGGCGGTGTTCTACCTGCCCGCCTTCCTCGCGGCCATCGCATGGCGCTGGGGCGACAGGGGCGCGGTGCTGCGTATCCTCCTGGCCGGGGTCATCGCGCTGGCCGTGGCGGTGGGGCTCTATGCCTGGCACGCGGCGGGCATCGAGGCGGCGCCGGAAAACCAGACCTCGGCAACCGCCGGGCGGGCGCTGTCGCGCACCCTGCTCGATGCCGGACTGGTTCCGCGTAAGCGCGAAGTCACGCTCTGGGGGCTCTTGAGCCTCGGGGCCGTGGTGCTTGCGCTCCTTGGGCTGATCGCTCCCGGGTCACGGCGCGACAGGCTGGTGCGCCTCGGGCTGGTGCTGCCGCTGCTTCTCTCGGTTCTCTTCTACCGCAACGCCTTCCCGTATTTCTTCGCCTTCATCACCCCGCCGATGATGGTGGTCGCCGCCATCGGCGCCAGCCGTCTGGGCCGTGGCCCGGCGTTGGGCGCGCTGGTGGCACTGATGCTGGTCACCGGCGCGGGGCAGGCGGGCAAGGCGCTGTCAGAAGGGGCCGGGTTGCAACGGGCCACGCTGGCCGAAGTGCATCGGCTGTTCCCGGAGCCGGTTCCCTATATCGACCACAACGCCATGGTTGCCAGCTTCCCGCGCGAGGGCTTCTTCATGTCGACGTGGGGCATCGAGCGCTATCGTGACGGCGGGCAGCCGGTGATGGCCGCGCAGATCGCCCGGCTTGCGCCGCCGCTGCTGCTGGCCAACCGCTGGGCGCTGCATCAGGCGCTGACATCCGAGGAGGTGCAGCACCATCCGATGCTGCTGCTGCCCGAGGATCAGGACGCGCTGCGCGCGACCTATGTGCATTACTCCGGGGTGATCTGGCTGGCCGGGCGCGAGTTGGTGCTGGGCGGTCAGCCCGAGACGGTCGCGCTGCCCATTCCCGGGCGCTACCGGGTCGAAACCGACGGGCCGCTTGAGATTGACGGCGCGGAGATGCGCGATGGCATGACGCTGGAGATCGACGGCCCGATCACCGTCAGCGGCCCGGCGGGCACGCGGCTGCGCCTTGTCTGGAGCACCGATGCCCCGCAGGACAGAAACGCGCTGCCGCAGGGCGGGGTTTATGCGGGGTTCTGGCAGCTACCCTTCTGA